Below is a genomic region from Caulobacter rhizosphaerae.
GTGGGCCATAGCCCCTGGTGGGCGCTGCTCGTGTTTGTTCCGCTAGTGAACTTTGTGGCTCTGTGGGTTTTCGCTTTTGGTCGATGGCCTGCGAGCACGCCCCGCACTTAGTCCGACAAGGTCAGCTCCTGAGAGCGGTCTGATTTCCGTTCCCGCCCCTTAGCGGACGTTTGGCCCAGCGCCGCGGCCATGGCAGAACGCACTTCATGGTGGATACCGACGCTTTGTTTCGGATTGGCGACGCCGCTGAGGAAGCCGGCGACTTTGGCTTGGCGCTACGCTCGTTCGAACGTGGTGCGGCGCTCGGGTCGCCTGAATGCCTTACGCGATTGGCCTACTTATACGACGTGGGCGTCGGAGTTGAGGTCGATAAGGACCTCGCGATGGCACTCTATCAGCGTGCCTGGCGTCGAAATGGTTCGGTGGTGGCGGCTCAAAATATAGCGATCCTCTACCACGAGGTGGGGCGGTATCGTGAGATGTTCCGTTGGTATCAGAGGGCAGCCAGGAATGGCGATGGGAGCGCCCAGCTTGATTTGGCGAAATGTTATCTCGACGGCTTAGGTGTTCGGAAAGATATTCAGTTAGCTGTACGGGCACTCGCGATTGCAGAAGGCTCCATCTACATAACGGAGTACGAGCGCGACGAGGCGCTCGCCCTTGTCGAGATGTTGAAACCTCGCCTAATCTAAAACGGCTGCTCACCACCCTTCTCGGACTATCGAAACGTCAGCTTTTTGGAACTCATCCGCTCGTCGGATGGGCCACGCCTTAAAGCCTTGGTGGATGACGTCAGGGGCGAGGGCGGCAAATGCCGCTTTGCCTCCCCCTGCGGGGAGGGGGGGCCCGCTTAGCGGGTCGGGTGGGGGATCGGTGCAGGGTGTTGGACGGGGCTTTGACAGCTGAGTCAGCGAGCCCCACCCGACCCTGGCGCTGCCAGGGCCACCCTCCGCATGAAGGGGAGGGAAGGGCGTTCGGGGCGCTATCCACTCGGCGGATAGGGAATTAAGTTAAGAGATTTCAACGGCCTGAACTTTCTCGACCCAAACCTATCCCCACCCTCCAGACCGCCCCCATAATCAGAGCTGCCCCACCGCTGGGGAGGCCGTCCAGCTGGCGACCTGACGGGCGGTGCG
It encodes:
- a CDS encoding tetratricopeptide repeat protein, with amino-acid sequence MVDTDALFRIGDAAEEAGDFGLALRSFERGAALGSPECLTRLAYLYDVGVGVEVDKDLAMALYQRAWRRNGSVVAAQNIAILYHEVGRYREMFRWYQRAARNGDGSAQLDLAKCYLDGLGVRKDIQLAVRALAIAEGSIYITEYERDEALALVEMLKPRLI